A stretch of Schistocerca americana isolate TAMUIC-IGC-003095 chromosome 3, iqSchAmer2.1, whole genome shotgun sequence DNA encodes these proteins:
- the LOC124605441 gene encoding RNA polymerase II-associated factor 1 homolog — MAPTIQSNINTERDQRPVRPGEKRSELVCRVKYCNTLPDIPFDPKFITYPFESIRFIQYNPTSLERNYKYEVLTEHDLGVHIDLINKDTYAGDPGAVLDPADEKLLEEDVLTPQDSKRSRHHARSVSWLRRTEYISTEQTRFQPQTMDKVEAKVGYSIKKNFKDETLIMDRDSQIKAIEKTFEDSKKPIEKHYSKPNVVPVEIQPVYPDFKIWKYPCAQVIFDSDPAPTGRSFPAQIEEMSQAMIRGVMDESGEQFVAYFLPTQETLEKRRKDFTNCVEYEDEEEYDYKMAREYNWNVKSKASKGYEENYFLVVREDGVYYNELETRVRLSKRRQKVGQQPNNTRLIVRHRPLKAQEYRMQRYRERQLEPPGEEEEEEDEEDEEEEEETQEQQQQEDGEETQQDDKTEQREEDGEADGEDSDGEKATEDGETQNGEAAEEDDDQENSGNDSAIASESEKEGSDKDESDKEASDKDGSDKEASERDDSDKEASDREASDREASDKEESQEENEEEGEEAEGERQETEMEVEGEEEETGTEKEAEEDQEAAASAKEDGRSDSEEEGSASEGSTSSGSNKSQSGSGSGSGSGSDSSSASDSDSGV; from the coding sequence ATGGCACCAACAATCCAATCCAATATTAATACTGAGCGGGATCAGCGCCCAGTAAGGCCAGGAGAGAAACGATCTGAGTTAGTATGCAGGGTAAAATATTGTAATACTTTGCCAGATATTCCATTTGATCCCAAATTTATAACATATCCATTTGAATCAATTCGATTTATTCAGTACAACCCCACATCTTTAGAAAGAAATTATAAATATGAAGTTCTTACAGAACATGACCTTGGAGTCCATATTGATTTAATTAATAAAGATACATATGCTGGTGATCCTGGAGCAGTCTTGGATCCTGCAGATGAGAAGTTATTGGAAGAAGATGTTTTAACACCACAAGACTCAAAACGCTCTCGTCATCATGCACGAAGTGTCTCCTGGTTGAGGAGAACAGAATATATTTCTACTGAACAAACAAGATTTCAGCCTCAGACTATGGACAAAGTAGAAGCGAAGGTTGGTTACAGCATTAAGAAAAATTTCAAGGATGAAACACTTATTATGGACCGGGATAGTCAAATTAAAGCAATTGAGAAGACATTTGAGGATTCTAAGAAGCCCAttgagaagcattatagtaaaCCAAATGTTGTTCCTGTAGAAATACAGCCAGTATATCCAGACTTTAAGATATGGAAGTATCCTTGTGCCCAAGTTATTTTTGATTCTGATCCTGCACCAACTGGTAGATCTTTCCCAGCTCAGATTGAAGAAATGTCACAGGCAATGATACGAGGTGTCATGGATGAGAGTGGAGAACAGTTTGTAGCATACTTTTTGCCTACTCAAGAAACTCTAGAGAAAAGACGCAAAGATTTTACAAATTGTGTTGAATATGAGGATGAAGAAGAGTATGACTACAAAATGGCTCGTGAATACAATTGGAATGTGAAAAGCAAAGCATCCAAAGGTTATGAAGAAAACTACTTCCTTGTTGTACGTGAGGATGGTGTTTATTATAATGAACTAGAAACGAGAGTTAGACTCAGTAAGCGGCGTCAAAAAGTGGGACAACAGCCGAATAATACAAGATTGATTGTACGTCATCGCCCATTGAAAGCTCAAGAATATCGTATGCAGAGGTACAGGGAACGTCAGCTTGAACCTCCTggtgaggaggaggaagaagaagatgaagaggatgaggaagaggaggaagaaacacaggaacagcagcagcaagaagatGGAGAAGAAACACAACAGGATGATAAAACAGAACAGAGAGAAGAAGATGGTGAAGCTGATGGGGAGGACTCTGATGGTGAAAAGGCAACAGAGGATGGTGAGACACAGAATGGCGAAGCTGCTGAGGAAGATGATGACCAGGAGAACAGTGGCAATGACAGTGCTATTGCCAGTGAGAGTGAGAAGGAAGGAAGTGACAAAGATGAGAGTGACAAGGAAGCAAGTGATAAGGATGGTAGTGATAAAGAAGCAAGTGAGAGGGATGATAGCGATAAAGAAGCAAGTGACAGGGAAGCTAGTGACAGGGAAGCGAGTGATAAAGAAGAGAGCCAAGAAGAAAATGAGGAAGAAGGCGAAGAGGCAGAGGGCGAAAGACAAGAAACAGAGATGGAAGtagaaggagaggaagaagaaacaggcACAGAGAAAGAGGCAGAAGAAGATCAAGAGGCTGCAGCTAGTGCCAAGGAAGATGGCAGAagtgacagtgaggaagagggcaGTGCTAGTGAGGGGAGCACATCATCAGGAAGTAACAAATCACAGTCGGGCAGTGGAAGCGGAAGTGGAAGTGGTAGTGATAGCAGTAGCGCCAGTGACAGTGATAGCGGTGTgtga